The following are encoded in a window of Maridesulfovibrio ferrireducens genomic DNA:
- a CDS encoding tetratricopeptide repeat protein, which produces MIYPASTHCKAISSAAVLAIFFVIALSGCAAKTGINSSAANPQLTPETQLTFDYLVYQDYLSRLSQIMRSGDRSQEAAVESARLQQEAVVVVDRILKVDPKAQLYAEKASLFWAAQQIDEAREALKEGLEKFPEDRKLIMSLSSTYLVENRTTDAESVLQEYIHKHPDDLIVITQLARILLEQKKFAQALDTLKVIPAEKRTTEILYYYAKASAGLGLTKQAIRALQKAVKVKPDYLEAWGELAYLYELGKDYDAAEKIYTKMLEFPEASNHIRLRLIELSLKLNNPDRGLSLVLEGPRNTAFLLDSAQIFLNSKFYGQASTILDIFVLEKEIPDAYYFFKASIAYEGEEDPAKALNFLNKVKPSSDHYDRSLQFKAHLLIDLKKDKEALTVLRKGQEQFPDNPNFFLIEAALYMELKQPEKAEETLLRGYKNIPDSPQILFQLGTIEERKGNIDNTLKYMEKTISMHPDHADALNFVGYILADRNEQLDRAMVLISRANKLEPDNGFIVDSLAWVHYRLGNFDEAWKNIGRALSLQPRQPELWEHYGDIALAMGNKKEAAKAYKRALKFAPNNSELRRKLDSL; this is translated from the coding sequence ATGATTTATCCAGCATCTACACATTGCAAAGCAATATCTTCTGCCGCAGTTCTAGCTATATTCTTTGTTATTGCTTTGAGCGGTTGTGCTGCAAAAACCGGAATTAACTCCTCGGCTGCAAATCCGCAATTAACCCCCGAGACTCAGCTGACTTTTGACTACCTTGTGTATCAGGATTACCTGTCACGCCTTAGTCAGATCATGCGCAGCGGGGACAGGTCTCAGGAAGCAGCCGTTGAGTCCGCACGTCTGCAGCAGGAAGCTGTCGTTGTTGTTGACCGCATCCTGAAAGTTGACCCCAAAGCTCAGCTTTACGCTGAAAAAGCATCTCTTTTCTGGGCAGCCCAGCAAATTGACGAAGCGCGGGAAGCTCTCAAGGAAGGCCTCGAAAAATTCCCTGAAGATCGAAAACTGATTATGAGCCTTTCCAGCACCTACCTTGTTGAAAACAGAACTACGGACGCTGAGAGTGTTCTCCAGGAATATATACACAAGCATCCCGATGATCTTATTGTCATAACCCAGCTTGCCCGTATTCTGCTTGAACAGAAAAAATTTGCACAGGCTCTTGATACGCTGAAAGTTATTCCGGCAGAAAAACGGACAACCGAAATTCTGTATTATTACGCAAAGGCAAGTGCAGGACTCGGACTGACCAAGCAAGCCATCAGAGCTCTGCAAAAAGCTGTTAAAGTAAAGCCTGACTACCTCGAAGCATGGGGCGAACTGGCTTATCTATATGAGCTTGGAAAAGACTATGACGCAGCTGAAAAAATTTACACAAAGATGCTCGAATTCCCTGAAGCATCCAACCATATCCGCCTGCGCCTTATAGAGTTGAGCCTTAAGCTGAACAACCCCGACCGAGGGCTGTCGCTGGTACTGGAAGGCCCGCGCAACACAGCTTTCCTACTCGATTCGGCACAAATTTTCTTGAACAGCAAATTCTACGGACAGGCCTCGACTATCCTTGATATTTTTGTACTGGAAAAAGAAATCCCTGACGCTTATTACTTTTTCAAGGCTTCAATTGCCTACGAAGGAGAAGAAGATCCCGCCAAGGCTCTTAACTTCCTGAACAAAGTAAAACCGAGCAGCGACCATTACGATCGCAGTCTGCAATTCAAAGCACACCTGCTTATCGACCTGAAAAAGGATAAGGAAGCTTTGACCGTTCTTAGAAAAGGACAGGAACAATTTCCCGATAATCCGAACTTCTTTTTAATAGAAGCAGCTCTTTATATGGAGCTTAAGCAGCCTGAAAAAGCTGAAGAAACTCTTTTAAGAGGATACAAGAATATACCTGATTCTCCCCAGATCCTTTTTCAGCTGGGCACAATAGAAGAAAGAAAAGGCAACATAGACAATACCTTGAAGTACATGGAAAAAACAATATCCATGCACCCGGATCACGCAGACGCACTCAATTTTGTCGGATACATTCTTGCCGACAGAAATGAACAGCTTGATCGCGCAATGGTTTTGATATCCAGAGCAAACAAGCTTGAGCCGGACAACGGCTTCATAGTAGATTCCTTGGCATGGGTTCATTACCGCCTCGGAAATTTTGATGAAGCTTGGAAAAACATCGGGCGTGCTCTTTCTCTTCAGCCAAGGCAGCCGGAGTTGTGGGAACATTACGGAGATATTGCTCTTGCCATGGGAAACAAGAAGGAAGCTGCAAAAGCCTACAAAAGAGCTCTTAAGTTCGCTCCTAATAATAGTGAACTGCGCAGGAAACTGGATTCCTTATGA
- the rpiB gene encoding ribose 5-phosphate isomerase B, giving the protein MAAKVVIGSDHGGFALKEFAKKVLTEMGYEVEDAGPESAVSCDYPVYAAKVAAKVSDDVLGILVCGTGLGMSMAANKHKGVRAAMCTNEYMAKMARAHNNANILCLGERVIGQGLAEEIIRAYMTTEFEGERHMRRINLFDQL; this is encoded by the coding sequence ATGGCCGCTAAAGTAGTTATCGGATCAGACCACGGGGGCTTTGCTCTCAAGGAATTCGCCAAGAAAGTGCTCACCGAAATGGGGTACGAGGTTGAAGATGCCGGTCCTGAATCCGCCGTCAGCTGCGACTATCCCGTCTATGCTGCAAAAGTCGCTGCAAAAGTTTCCGACGATGTGCTCGGAATTCTCGTCTGCGGCACAGGTCTAGGCATGTCTATGGCTGCAAACAAACATAAAGGTGTCCGCGCCGCTATGTGTACAAACGAATATATGGCTAAAATGGCCCGCGCACACAACAATGCCAACATTTTGTGTCTCGGTGAAAGAGTTATAGGACAAGGCCTTGCTGAAGAAATTATCCGTGCATATATGACCACCGAATTTGAAGGTGAACGTCACATGCGCAGAATCAATCTTTTCGATCAGCTTTAA
- a CDS encoding DUF748 domain-containing protein — MLKELYTKWKNIDRRIRWATIISSVLIVYTLIGFLLVPVVLKSVVRNKLPELLNRPVEIQDVDFNPLTLHLYLEGFKLGKKSGEGNLFAFKSFDVNFDSFSIFRLSAVFDEVKICDPQVDITIFPDGSSISDLIPEAEEEAVAEQEETSLFPFIIRDFVVSNGTCTVHDDFRNFNHRITGLNLIVPFTSSLSSDSDEFVQPSLEMVINGTPFELKGNTLPFKDTRRTEFNFTLDKAALGEYWIYLPIYKTTVLKSGNLSADLNLIFERSANLLPRVMFGGKLVVNDFDLADKKDLSLLKFKQLDIDFAELSLLRRILKINTVKLTDPFLKIGLKPDGSPDILDYLPQPAKGRQNATVAAVPQKEDEKGPDLLAEIASLNVIGGSVDFTDKAFGNGFNKLIGPLSVTANNLSTAKDKAGTYSVKVGTEGGEVVTVDGSLGIIPLVVKGFASVKNLNVPDYHKYLEPSVPLAVTSGKVGLGANFSIIPDNNGLVRLEGIKVDVKDLELSPKGGGDPLIGLGGFAVSNGTIDVGEKSVFIGSVDLHKALIKLMRDKQGVDLLKLIEKHQQEADAEKEIKPVADEDSDKSDAGGWKVAVNRVSLTESSFELTDKAATKKTSISIRELKGGIKGISFPENKPLNLVLEGVINKRGKLKVSGQGVLSPVKVTGDLAVRKLRLRDFNGYLPPEMQMNIARGHIDVSGGWAFSAEDKPVATYKGKAQVKDLLLRDNKGDRQFFHLFELAVRDIDFVSDPLKVEVRLIDVLSPELNVEKEADGTFNISRILTGQLAVPVDEKVLEEQAEKAAEKVVVMSAGAPEPNALVANSTAQGTRNGASADNFIFLNKIAMTNGTAIFKDHTVEPAFELDVTKMRSAVRGLELPNGKRTELSFNATIDQQAPLVAEGYLQPTEDGADTDLKVTLINLDMTQLSPYTRKYIAYPVSTGMLSADVGVSLRGKLLSTNNVLDIYQFEVGKKVKSPDAPNIPIGLGLALLKDSSGNIRLDIPVEGNVDDPQFRLGRVIGRAILNVLVKAVTSPFALIGAMFGGGEDMDVLVFEPGIAVPKEASNSKIESVAKAMKSRPGLKLEISGFTSPQDIPALKVAMFKRMIAMPKFLELEEDSKAPASIDDVVISEEEYPDYLEDAYENAPFEKPKNFLGIIESRPVPEMEQAIRDNIKVTDTDLADLARERAEKVRVILISEKGVESERVFLKRAATGKGSGPRVELGLQN, encoded by the coding sequence ATGTTAAAAGAGCTATATACCAAATGGAAGAATATTGATCGCAGAATCCGCTGGGCCACGATTATTTCTTCAGTATTGATTGTATACACTTTAATCGGTTTTTTGCTTGTTCCGGTTGTATTAAAGAGTGTGGTCAGAAATAAGTTACCTGAGTTGTTAAACAGACCTGTAGAGATTCAGGATGTTGATTTCAATCCTTTAACTCTGCATTTGTATCTTGAAGGGTTTAAGCTTGGCAAAAAGAGTGGCGAAGGGAATCTTTTTGCTTTCAAGTCTTTTGATGTGAATTTTGATTCATTCTCAATTTTCAGGCTTTCTGCCGTATTTGATGAAGTCAAAATATGTGATCCGCAAGTGGATATTACCATTTTCCCGGACGGCAGCAGTATTTCAGACCTTATCCCGGAAGCGGAGGAGGAAGCGGTTGCGGAGCAGGAAGAGACAAGTCTTTTCCCGTTCATTATCCGTGATTTTGTAGTCAGCAACGGGACATGCACAGTGCATGATGATTTTAGAAATTTTAATCATCGAATCACTGGTTTGAATCTTATTGTTCCCTTCACCTCATCACTTTCCAGCGATAGTGATGAATTTGTTCAGCCTTCACTTGAAATGGTTATTAACGGCACTCCTTTTGAGTTGAAGGGCAATACTCTGCCTTTTAAGGACACGCGTAGAACTGAGTTCAATTTCACTCTCGATAAGGCCGCACTCGGGGAATATTGGATTTATCTTCCTATTTATAAAACAACTGTGCTCAAAAGCGGAAATCTCAGCGCTGATTTAAATTTGATATTTGAGCGCAGTGCCAATTTGCTGCCGCGAGTTATGTTCGGAGGAAAGTTAGTTGTTAACGATTTTGACTTGGCGGACAAAAAGGATCTTTCGCTTTTAAAGTTTAAGCAGCTTGATATTGATTTCGCGGAACTGAGTCTTTTGAGAAGAATTTTAAAAATAAATACTGTTAAGTTAACAGATCCATTCTTGAAGATAGGCCTTAAGCCCGACGGTTCTCCTGATATACTGGATTATCTTCCTCAGCCGGCAAAAGGTCGTCAGAATGCGACGGTTGCGGCTGTTCCTCAAAAAGAGGACGAAAAAGGCCCGGATTTGCTGGCGGAAATTGCAAGTTTGAACGTTATCGGAGGGTCTGTAGATTTTACGGATAAAGCTTTCGGTAACGGATTTAATAAGCTGATCGGACCTCTCTCGGTTACTGCAAATAACCTCAGCACCGCGAAAGATAAGGCTGGAACATACAGCGTTAAGGTGGGCACTGAGGGCGGCGAAGTTGTAACCGTTGACGGTTCATTGGGGATTATTCCTCTAGTGGTCAAAGGGTTTGCCTCAGTTAAGAATCTTAATGTGCCTGACTATCATAAATATTTGGAACCCTCTGTTCCTCTGGCTGTAACGTCCGGTAAAGTCGGGCTGGGGGCAAACTTCAGTATTATTCCTGACAACAACGGACTGGTTCGTCTGGAAGGTATAAAGGTGGACGTGAAAGATCTTGAGCTTAGTCCGAAGGGCGGAGGTGATCCTCTGATCGGGCTGGGCGGGTTTGCCGTTTCCAACGGAACTATTGATGTCGGTGAAAAGTCGGTGTTCATAGGTTCAGTTGATTTGCATAAGGCTCTGATAAAATTGATGCGCGATAAGCAGGGGGTTGATCTTCTAAAGCTTATCGAAAAACATCAGCAGGAAGCCGATGCTGAAAAGGAGATTAAGCCCGTCGCGGATGAAGATTCAGATAAATCCGATGCGGGAGGCTGGAAGGTTGCTGTAAACAGAGTAAGTCTGACAGAATCATCTTTTGAATTGACCGATAAAGCTGCAACGAAAAAAACTTCAATCAGTATCCGTGAATTGAAGGGCGGCATCAAGGGAATCAGCTTTCCTGAGAACAAACCTCTGAACCTTGTTTTAGAGGGGGTTATCAATAAAAGAGGAAAGTTAAAAGTTAGCGGACAGGGCGTGTTGTCGCCTGTGAAAGTTACAGGAGATTTGGCTGTCCGCAAGCTCAGGCTACGTGATTTTAACGGCTATCTGCCACCTGAAATGCAGATGAATATTGCGCGCGGACATATTGATGTGTCCGGCGGGTGGGCTTTTTCCGCTGAAGATAAGCCTGTGGCAACTTATAAGGGCAAGGCGCAGGTGAAAGATCTGTTGCTGCGCGATAACAAAGGAGATCGCCAGTTCTTTCATTTATTTGAACTTGCTGTAAGGGACATAGATTTTGTTTCAGATCCTCTTAAGGTTGAAGTAAGACTTATAGACGTGCTTTCGCCTGAGCTTAATGTTGAGAAAGAGGCAGACGGCACTTTTAATATTTCCAGAATTCTCACAGGTCAGCTTGCAGTTCCCGTTGATGAGAAGGTGTTGGAGGAGCAGGCTGAAAAGGCTGCTGAAAAAGTTGTTGTTATGTCAGCCGGAGCTCCTGAACCAAACGCTTTAGTTGCTAACTCAACAGCGCAGGGAACAAGGAATGGAGCTAGTGCTGATAATTTTATTTTTCTGAATAAGATAGCTATGACTAACGGAACAGCTATATTCAAAGATCATACTGTTGAGCCTGCTTTCGAGCTTGATGTCACTAAAATGAGATCTGCCGTGCGCGGGCTGGAACTTCCTAACGGTAAGCGAACGGAGCTGTCGTTTAATGCAACAATTGATCAGCAGGCTCCTTTGGTCGCGGAAGGTTATCTTCAGCCTACGGAAGACGGCGCTGATACTGATTTAAAAGTTACTCTCATCAATCTGGATATGACTCAGCTTTCGCCTTATACCAGAAAATATATAGCCTATCCGGTCAGCACCGGAATGCTCAGTGCGGATGTGGGCGTCAGTCTCAGGGGTAAACTTTTATCCACCAACAATGTGCTTGATATTTATCAGTTCGAGGTGGGCAAAAAAGTAAAGAGTCCCGATGCTCCGAATATTCCTATCGGGCTCGGTTTAGCGTTGCTTAAAGACAGCAGCGGGAACATACGCCTTGATATCCCTGTTGAAGGTAACGTGGATGACCCTCAGTTCCGGCTGGGCAGAGTTATCGGGCGCGCTATTCTTAATGTTTTGGTTAAAGCTGTAACTTCGCCATTTGCGCTGATCGGAGCAATGTTCGGCGGCGGCGAAGATATGGATGTTCTGGTTTTTGAACCGGGCATAGCAGTGCCGAAGGAAGCATCAAACTCAAAAATTGAATCGGTTGCCAAGGCGATGAAATCCCGCCCGGGTCTTAAACTTGAGATCAGCGGGTTTACTTCACCGCAAGATATCCCCGCGCTCAAAGTCGCAATGTTTAAAAGAATGATCGCAATGCCGAAGTTTCTGGAACTTGAAGAGGACAGCAAAGCTCCGGCATCGATTGATGATGTGGTCATAAGTGAAGAGGAATATCCTGATTATCTCGAAGATGCGTACGAGAACGCTCCTTTTGAAAAGCCTAAGAATTTCTTGGGAATAATTGAAAGTCGTCCTGTGCCGGAAATGGAACAGGCCATTCGGGATAACATAAAAGTGACGGATACGGATTTGGCAGATCTCGCAAGGGAAAGAGCTGAAAAGGTCCGTGTTATCTTAATTTCTGAAAAGGGTGTAGAATCCGAACGGGTTTTCCTCAAAAGAGCAGCAACCGGCAAGGGGTCCGGCCCGAGGGTAGAACTCGGGTTGCAGAATTAA
- a CDS encoding sigma-70 family RNA polymerase sigma factor — MKSKKENEPIVPELIEDEDDVIDVKPDFLPTPRAKGEVATKDPLHLYLNEISRFPLLEPEEEFRLAKRVQENGDQEAAFRLVSSHLRLVVKIAMDFQRRWMQNVLDLIQEGNVGLMKAVNKFDPDKGIKFSYYAAFWVKAYILKYIMDNWRMVKIGTTQTQRKLFYNLNKERQRLQTLGFDPTTSVLSENLNVTEEEITEMDKRLAKNDLSLNLKFGEDSEATRMDFLPDLGPGIEETLANKEISTLLLEQLRTVAPKLNEKEQVILDDRLLSDSPRTLREIGEEFGVTRERVRQIEARLLNKLRDHLAETVKDFSEDWIPDNE; from the coding sequence ATGAAATCAAAAAAAGAAAATGAACCAATAGTTCCGGAACTTATAGAAGACGAGGACGATGTCATAGATGTCAAACCCGATTTTCTACCGACTCCGAGAGCAAAAGGCGAAGTAGCCACCAAAGATCCGCTGCATCTCTATCTTAATGAGATAAGCCGCTTTCCTCTGCTTGAGCCTGAAGAAGAATTCAGACTGGCAAAAAGAGTGCAGGAAAACGGAGATCAGGAAGCTGCATTTCGCCTTGTATCTTCACATCTTAGGCTGGTGGTTAAAATCGCCATGGACTTCCAGCGCCGCTGGATGCAGAATGTGCTGGATCTTATTCAGGAAGGAAATGTCGGCCTTATGAAGGCGGTAAATAAATTTGACCCTGATAAAGGTATCAAATTTTCTTACTATGCAGCCTTCTGGGTAAAAGCTTACATCCTTAAATATATCATGGATAACTGGCGCATGGTTAAAATCGGAACCACCCAGACCCAGCGCAAACTTTTTTACAACCTGAACAAAGAACGCCAAAGACTTCAGACACTTGGCTTCGACCCGACAACATCAGTGCTCTCCGAAAATCTCAATGTGACCGAAGAAGAGATTACGGAAATGGATAAAAGGCTGGCGAAGAATGACCTTTCCCTGAATCTCAAGTTCGGAGAGGATTCAGAAGCCACCCGTATGGATTTTTTACCGGATTTAGGACCGGGCATAGAAGAAACTCTTGCTAATAAGGAGATTTCCACCTTACTTCTTGAACAGCTTAGAACAGTAGCTCCGAAATTAAATGAAAAAGAACAAGTTATTTTAGACGACAGGTTGCTCTCTGACTCTCCGCGCACACTTAGAGAAATAGGTGAAGAATTCGGAGTGACTAGAGAAAGAGTCCGCCAGATTGAAGCTCGGTTATTAAACAAGCTGAGAGACCATCTAGCCGAAACAGTAAAAGATTTTTCTGAAGATTGGATACCTGATAATGAATAA
- the tkt gene encoding transketolase, producing the protein MGNNSQMDQKAVNVIKGLIMDSIRKANSGHPGGSMSSTDFAYVLYKDFLRYDVTNPSWENRDRFVLAAGHESPLLYGLLHLAGLIKVEDLKQFRQLGSITPGHPEHDVTPGVEATSGPLGQGFCVGVGMATAEAFLNAKTNDDVVDHYTYVLSSDGDFQEPVSTGAAALAGLWKLGKLIVFYDSNDIQLAGPTSRCDCTDFKKVYEGMCWQVLEVDGHNHDEIRAAVKAGQAETGKPTLIIGKTKMAAGAATCEGDHCTHGSPLSNEEIAATKKCFGLPENELFYVPEDVVAHFRTRFPELKKMSADWQTKLESILAGNKEIADFWAEAFKPRNEIKLNLPEFESGQSMATRKAWGACLDAITDELPTLIGGSADLDPSNQTANFRKKMGDFALDGYGARNLAFGVREFPMSVIMNGMALHGGVIPFGATFLTFSDYCRNGMRMSALQKLPVLYIYTHDSFYVGEDGPTHQPIEHVASLRLIPNMLILRPADARETAACLQIAISQTDRPSSLMLTRQGLPVMDKVEFPQVEEGVKRGGYIVKDCEGTPDMIAIAAGSEVSLAIDAADLIKDKKIRVVSMPSMELFEEQDQAYKDSVLDPKVRVRVAAEAGRPEIWYRYVGLDGAVLGIDHFGASAPASQLAEKYGFTAGNLAEIMKNQF; encoded by the coding sequence ATGGGTAACAACAGTCAGATGGACCAGAAAGCAGTTAACGTTATTAAAGGCCTGATCATGGATTCTATCCGCAAGGCTAACTCGGGTCATCCCGGCGGCTCCATGTCTTCTACGGACTTTGCATACGTCCTCTATAAAGATTTCTTACGCTACGACGTAACCAACCCAAGCTGGGAAAACAGAGACCGCTTCGTACTCGCAGCAGGTCACGAATCCCCACTTCTTTACGGATTACTGCACTTAGCCGGTCTGATTAAAGTTGAAGACCTTAAGCAGTTCCGTCAGCTTGGTTCCATCACTCCCGGTCATCCTGAACATGATGTCACCCCCGGTGTTGAAGCAACAAGCGGACCTCTCGGACAGGGATTCTGTGTCGGTGTAGGTATGGCGACTGCTGAAGCGTTCCTTAACGCTAAAACCAACGACGACGTAGTAGATCATTACACATACGTTCTTTCATCTGACGGTGATTTCCAGGAACCTGTATCCACAGGCGCAGCTGCTCTTGCAGGACTCTGGAAACTCGGCAAACTCATAGTTTTCTACGACAGCAATGACATCCAGCTAGCAGGACCAACCAGCCGTTGTGATTGCACAGACTTCAAAAAAGTTTATGAAGGCATGTGCTGGCAAGTTCTGGAAGTAGACGGTCATAACCACGATGAAATCCGCGCCGCTGTTAAAGCTGGTCAGGCTGAAACCGGTAAACCGACACTCATCATCGGTAAGACCAAAATGGCAGCCGGAGCAGCAACTTGCGAAGGCGACCACTGCACACACGGCAGCCCGCTTTCCAATGAAGAAATTGCCGCTACTAAAAAATGTTTCGGTCTCCCTGAAAACGAACTTTTCTACGTTCCTGAAGATGTTGTTGCACATTTCCGCACACGCTTCCCAGAACTTAAGAAAATGTCCGCAGACTGGCAGACCAAGCTTGAATCCATCCTAGCCGGAAACAAAGAAATCGCTGATTTCTGGGCAGAAGCTTTCAAGCCTCGCAACGAAATTAAACTGAATCTTCCAGAATTCGAATCCGGTCAGTCCATGGCGACAAGAAAAGCATGGGGCGCATGCCTTGATGCTATCACCGACGAGCTTCCTACCTTGATAGGTGGTTCCGCTGACCTTGACCCATCCAACCAGACTGCGAACTTCCGCAAAAAAATGGGTGATTTCGCACTAGACGGTTACGGCGCAAGAAACTTAGCTTTCGGCGTTCGTGAGTTTCCAATGTCCGTTATCATGAATGGTATGGCCCTTCACGGCGGCGTAATTCCTTTCGGCGCAACTTTCCTCACCTTCTCTGACTATTGCAGAAACGGTATGAGAATGTCCGCGCTACAGAAACTGCCAGTTCTCTACATCTATACACATGATTCATTCTATGTAGGTGAAGACGGCCCGACTCATCAGCCTATCGAGCATGTAGCCTCCCTGAGACTCATCCCGAACATGTTGATCCTGAGACCTGCCGACGCAAGAGAAACTGCCGCATGTTTGCAGATTGCTATAAGCCAGACTGATCGTCCTTCCAGCCTCATGCTGACCCGTCAGGGACTGCCTGTGATGGATAAAGTCGAATTCCCGCAGGTTGAAGAAGGCGTTAAGCGCGGCGGTTACATCGTAAAAGATTGCGAAGGAACCCCAGACATGATCGCTATCGCAGCAGGATCAGAAGTATCCCTTGCAATCGATGCAGCTGATCTAATCAAAGACAAGAAAATTCGCGTAGTTAGTATGCCGTCAATGGAACTGTTCGAAGAACAGGATCAGGCTTACAAAGACTCCGTTTTAGACCCGAAAGTAAGAGTACGTGTTGCAGCAGAAGCTGGCCGTCCTGAAATCTGGTACAGATACGTGGGCCTCGACGGAGCAGTGCTCGGAATCGACCACTTCGGCGCATCCGCACCTGCATCCCAGCTCGCTGAGAAATACGGCTTCACCGCTGGTAACCTCGCTGAGATTATGAAGAATCAGTTCTAA